Proteins co-encoded in one Mycobacterium mantenii genomic window:
- a CDS encoding non-ribosomal peptide synthetase produces the protein MEEDRALPLTRGQLDIWLSQEAGFAGTQWQLGLLVKIDGTVHRDALEQAITQAVAEAEPGRVSFFEVDGQVVQKPVDYPHVELTFEDLRAAPDPVQEAREKSSAIQRTPMPLNGQMFKFVLFQTEHEEFYLFGCCHHIAIDGLGMALVCRRVATIYSAMVAGKPIPDAYFGSVQDLIDLESGYEASDDYAEDKAYWSEHLPPESGPVDRLPEAAGERDHYSPSASVQLDPSVANRIKELSKKLAIRRFSVTTAACALLVRGWSGSGSEVALDFPVSRRVRPESKTLPAMLAGVVPLVLTTEPQSTVADFCKHVDKRIRELLQHQRFPVHTLEGDGLRQAPNRVGINFIPSRLTLDLAGAPATASYTNHGPVGHFGLFFLGAGDQLHLSTAGPGQPFASFGVADLAGRLQQILEEMTADPERPLSSIDLLTPDEPALIDEWSNRPALHEPVPAPVSIPAAFAEHVQATPEAVAVTCDAKSLTFAELDEASNRLGHLLAGHGIGPGDCVAVMFPRCADAIVSMLAVLKTGAAYVPIDPAHASSRMDFVIADAAPRAVITTAELSSRLHTHDVLIVDVHDPAIDTQPNTALPLPAPEHTAYIIYTSGTTGTPKGVAIPHLNVTWLIESLDAGLPPGRVWTQCHSAAFDFSVWEIFGALLRGRRLLVVPESVASSPEDLHALLVAEKVSVLTQTPSAVAMLSAEGLESTALVVAGEACPTDVVDRWAAPGRVMLDAYGPTETTVCASISTPLTPGSPVVPIGSPIAGAAMFVLDKWLQPVPAGVVGELYLAGRGVGHGYVRRPGLSASRFVANPFGGPGSRMYRTGDLVCWGPDGQLQYLGRADEQVKIRGYRIELGEIQAVLAGLDGVDQAAVIAREDRPGDKRLVGYVTGTADPAALRTALADKLPPYMVPTAVMVLDALPLTGNGKLDKRALPSPEYAASEYRAPADAIEEILADIYAQVLGVERVGVDDSFFDLGGDSILSMQVVSRARAAGVICRPRDIFVEQTVARLARVSEVAADGEFGVADEGIGPVVATPIMRWLQTIDGPIDEFNQTMVLAAPAGVSEADVAVVLQAVLDRHPMLRLRVQDDGAGDWALEAPEVGSVQAADCLEVVDALSDAALIEARGRLSVAEGKLLSAVWASTTNQLALVIHHLAVDGVSWRTLIEDLNIAWVQHHNAQPVALQAPGTSFARWSSLLAEYAQSPAVAAQADAWRQVAATPAALPAVQPEDTYATAGQLSAALDVDTTRLLLGEVPAAFHAGVQDILLIAFGLAFTEFLGEAAPIGIDIEGHGRQEEVASHVDLSRTVGWFTTKYPAALKINGTLTWSQVVAGETALGAVIKDAKEQLRALPDGLTYGLLRYLNTEVDLDGADPAIGFNYLGRLAAGADLSEELWRVSEDSLSSAAVATAVAMPLAHTVELNAGTMDTAAGPNLHANWRWAPSALTEEQVNRLSQLWFEALAGICAHVRNGGGGLTPSDIAPARLDQQQIDELCRQHRIADVLPLSPVQQGLLFHSSFAQELEDLYAVQLGITVNGSLDAQRLRDAVQTVVNRHPNLAARFLDEFGEPVQIIPAEPVMAWNYVELTGGDIDQQVEQLAAAERTAVCDLAGQPAFRAALIRTAPDRHRFVLTIHHIVIDGWSLPVLMREVFAGYYGERLPAPPSYRSYLMWLAAQDRAGAQAAWREALAGFEAPTLVAPPGKIGRRAVATYTVSADTTRALSELARASRTTVSTVLQGAWAQLLTWLTGQHDVAFGTAVSGRPTELPGADAMVGLLINTVPVRANITAATTVVDLLGQLQRVHAETLEHEHLALNEIHRVTGHDQLFDTLFLYENYPIDAGALLGVHELAVTEFSSREFNHYPLSVVATPGHELSLRVEYDTEVFDASGIETLIERLRQVMAAMTTDAAQRLSSIDLLDAAERERLDAWGNRAMLARRPRAQSSIPALFAAQVARAADAVAITCGERSWTYREVEESANRLAHLLTERGAGPGQRVAVVIPRSAEAIVAIFAVLKTGAAYVPLDPGVPAARLEFVLGDAAPIAAVTSAEVRERLDGFDGVIVDIDDPAVRSQPTTALPMPAPENIAYIIYTSGTTGTPKGVAIPHHNVTLLLETLDAQLGLGQVWTQCHSLAFDFSVWEVFGSLLYGGRLVVVPDAVVRSAEDLHALLVREQVSVLSQTPSAFYALQSADALAPELGEQLKLQTVVFGGEALEPHRLSTWLHRHPGLPRMINMYGITETTVHASFREIVDGDVDGNVSPIGVPLANLAFFVLDGWLRPVPAGVVGELYVAGGGLATGYVGRAGLSASRFVACPFGGPGARMYRTGDLVRWGSDGQLQYMGRADEQVKIRGYRIELGEIQAALAALSGVEHAAVIAREDRPGDKRLVGYVTGTADPAEVRAQLGERLPGYMVPSAVVVLDALPLTVNGKLDTRALPAPEYQDADRYRAPVSAIEEILAGIYAQVLGVERVGVDDSFFDLGGDSILSMQVVARARAAGVVCRPRDVFVEQTVARLARVATVASDDDNVVDEGLGPVVATPIMRWLQNMDGPVEQFNQTMVLAAPAEVTLDDVPVVLQALLDRHAMLRLRVEDDGIGGWSLDVPEAGSVQAGDCLESVDVLSEAALVDARSRLNLADGVLMRAVWASATNQLALIIHHLAVDGVSWRTLIEDLNIAWAQHHSGQPVALPVGGTSFARWSSLLDEYARRPEVVERLEEWRQVATVPAVLPQAQPEDTYVTAGQYSASLDVETTRLLLSEVPAAFHAGVQDILLIAFGLAWTQFVGTGAPIAIDVEGHGRNEELGPQVDLSRTVGWFTAKYPVSLRIGGLSWGQVVGGDEALGGLVKDAKEQLRALPDGVTYGMLRYLNPEAGLDVSDPVIGFNYLGRLGGGAADLSADLWQLDQDSFALAGAAGAVALPLPHTVELNAGTMDTADGPHLQANWTWALSALDEKQISRLSELWFDALAGITAHVRNGGGGLTPSDIAPARMSQRDLDELQQRYQVADVLPLTPLQQGLLFHTGTAQGGEDLYAVQLDISVTGAVDPDRLREAVHTVISRHPNVVASFSEDFGEPVQIMSTDPELAWQYVELNADGDIDEQIERLSTAERVAVCDLAGQPPFRGLLIRTAENNYRFVLTNHHIVLDGWSKPVLLQEIFASYFGVRLPAPVPYRSFITWLSDQDRAAAQEAWREVLEGFETPTLVGPTGRMGLGPRGVAEFHVSAETSRLLGELARSCRTTVSTVLQAAWAQLLMWLTGQHDVAFGTAVSGRPTELTGSDAMVGLLINTVPVRATIGAETTIADLLEQLQRTYTNTLDHQHLALNDIHRVTGHDQIFDTMFVYENYPIDTAALSAVDELTINGFTNREYNHYPLSVQAVPGHEIGLRVEFDTDVFGEARIEKLVERFKRVLEAMTVDLEEQS, from the coding sequence TTTGGTTGCTGCCACCACATAGCGATCGACGGCCTGGGCATGGCCCTGGTCTGCCGCCGGGTTGCCACCATTTACTCGGCGATGGTGGCCGGAAAGCCGATTCCCGACGCCTACTTCGGCTCGGTGCAGGACTTGATCGATCTCGAGTCGGGATACGAAGCCTCCGACGACTACGCAGAAGACAAGGCCTATTGGAGCGAGCACCTGCCGCCGGAGAGCGGACCGGTCGATCGTCTGCCCGAGGCGGCCGGAGAGCGCGATCACTACTCGCCGTCCGCGTCAGTCCAGTTGGACCCCTCGGTTGCCAACAGGATCAAGGAGCTGTCCAAGAAGCTGGCCATCCGTCGGTTTTCGGTCACCACGGCCGCGTGCGCGCTCCTGGTGCGCGGCTGGTCGGGTAGCGGCTCGGAGGTGGCGCTCGACTTCCCGGTCAGCCGGCGCGTGCGTCCCGAGTCCAAGACGCTGCCCGCGATGCTCGCCGGTGTGGTGCCGCTGGTCCTGACGACGGAGCCGCAGTCGACCGTCGCCGATTTCTGCAAGCACGTCGACAAGCGCATCCGCGAACTTCTGCAGCATCAGCGCTTTCCGGTGCACACCCTCGAGGGCGATGGCCTGCGCCAGGCGCCGAATCGCGTCGGGATCAACTTCATCCCGTCCCGGCTGACGCTGGACCTCGCCGGCGCTCCCGCGACCGCGTCGTACACCAACCACGGGCCGGTCGGGCACTTCGGGCTGTTCTTCCTCGGAGCCGGCGACCAGCTGCACCTCAGCACCGCGGGCCCGGGCCAACCGTTCGCCAGCTTCGGCGTCGCCGACCTGGCCGGCCGGTTGCAGCAGATCTTGGAAGAGATGACAGCCGACCCGGAGCGGCCGCTGTCGTCGATCGACCTGCTGACCCCCGACGAGCCCGCCCTGATCGACGAATGGAGCAACCGGCCGGCACTGCACGAGCCGGTCCCCGCCCCCGTCTCGATCCCGGCGGCATTCGCCGAACACGTGCAGGCCACGCCCGAGGCCGTGGCGGTGACCTGCGACGCCAAGTCCCTCACCTTCGCGGAACTCGACGAGGCCTCCAACCGGCTGGGCCATCTGCTCGCCGGCCATGGTATCGGCCCCGGCGACTGCGTCGCGGTGATGTTCCCGCGGTGCGCCGACGCCATCGTCTCGATGCTGGCGGTGCTCAAGACCGGGGCGGCCTATGTGCCGATCGACCCGGCACACGCGTCGTCGCGGATGGATTTCGTGATCGCCGACGCGGCACCCCGCGCGGTGATCACCACGGCGGAGCTCAGCTCGCGGCTGCACACCCATGACGTCCTGATCGTCGATGTGCACGACCCGGCTATCGACACCCAGCCCAACACCGCCCTGCCGCTGCCGGCACCGGAGCACACCGCGTACATCATCTATACCTCCGGGACCACTGGAACCCCCAAAGGCGTTGCGATTCCTCATCTTAACGTCACGTGGCTGATCGAGTCGCTCGACGCGGGCCTGCCTCCCGGGCGGGTCTGGACGCAGTGCCACTCCGCGGCCTTCGACTTCTCGGTGTGGGAGATCTTCGGCGCCCTGCTGCGCGGCAGGCGGCTGCTGGTGGTGCCCGAATCGGTGGCGTCCTCCCCGGAGGACCTGCACGCCTTGCTGGTCGCGGAAAAGGTCAGCGTGCTGACCCAGACCCCGTCGGCCGTGGCGATGCTGTCGGCCGAGGGTCTGGAGTCCACCGCGCTGGTGGTGGCCGGTGAGGCCTGCCCGACCGACGTGGTGGATCGGTGGGCGGCGCCCGGGCGGGTGATGCTCGACGCCTACGGCCCGACCGAGACCACGGTGTGCGCGTCGATCAGCACCCCCCTGACGCCCGGCTCCCCGGTGGTGCCGATCGGCTCCCCGATAGCCGGCGCGGCGATGTTCGTGCTCGACAAGTGGCTGCAGCCGGTGCCCGCCGGTGTGGTCGGCGAGTTGTACCTGGCGGGTCGCGGCGTCGGGCACGGATATGTGCGCCGGCCCGGGCTGTCGGCATCGCGGTTCGTGGCCAACCCCTTTGGTGGTCCGGGATCGCGGATGTACCGCACCGGAGACCTGGTGTGCTGGGGCCCCGACGGGCAGCTGCAATACCTGGGCCGCGCCGACGAGCAGGTCAAGATTCGCGGCTACCGCATCGAACTCGGTGAAATTCAGGCGGTTCTGGCCGGCCTGGACGGGGTGGACCAGGCCGCGGTGATCGCCCGCGAAGACCGCCCAGGCGACAAGCGGCTGGTCGGCTACGTCACCGGCACCGCCGACCCGGCCGCACTGCGCACCGCGCTGGCCGACAAGCTTCCGCCCTACATGGTCCCGACCGCGGTGATGGTGCTCGACGCCCTGCCGCTGACCGGCAACGGCAAGCTGGACAAGCGCGCCCTGCCCTCGCCCGAATACGCCGCGAGTGAGTACCGGGCACCGGCCGACGCGATCGAGGAGATCCTGGCCGACATCTACGCCCAGGTGCTGGGGGTGGAGCGGGTCGGCGTCGACGACTCCTTCTTCGACCTGGGCGGCGACAGCATCCTGTCGATGCAGGTGGTGTCCCGGGCCCGCGCGGCGGGCGTGATCTGCCGACCGCGAGACATTTTCGTCGAGCAGACCGTGGCCCGCCTGGCGCGGGTGTCCGAGGTGGCTGCCGACGGCGAGTTCGGTGTGGCCGACGAGGGGATCGGCCCGGTGGTGGCCACCCCGATCATGCGTTGGCTGCAGACCATCGACGGCCCGATCGACGAATTCAACCAGACCATGGTGCTGGCCGCGCCGGCCGGCGTGAGCGAAGCCGACGTGGCCGTGGTGCTGCAGGCGGTACTGGATCGCCATCCCATGCTGCGGCTGCGCGTGCAGGACGACGGCGCCGGCGACTGGGCCCTCGAGGCCCCCGAGGTGGGCTCGGTGCAGGCCGCCGACTGCCTTGAAGTGGTCGACGCGTTGTCCGACGCGGCGCTCATCGAGGCCCGCGGCCGGCTCAGCGTCGCCGAGGGGAAGCTGCTGAGCGCGGTATGGGCAAGTACGACAAACCAATTGGCGTTGGTCATCCACCACCTGGCCGTCGACGGCGTGTCGTGGCGGACGTTGATCGAGGACCTCAACATCGCCTGGGTGCAGCACCACAACGCCCAGCCGGTGGCATTGCAGGCACCTGGAACGTCTTTTGCCCGTTGGTCTTCGCTGTTGGCCGAATACGCGCAGAGTCCGGCGGTGGCCGCGCAGGCCGACGCGTGGCGGCAGGTGGCCGCCACCCCGGCGGCGCTGCCGGCGGTCCAGCCCGAGGACACCTACGCGACGGCCGGACAGCTGTCGGCGGCACTGGACGTCGACACGACCCGGCTGCTGTTGGGGGAGGTGCCCGCGGCGTTTCACGCTGGGGTGCAAGACATCCTGTTGATCGCGTTCGGGCTGGCGTTCACCGAATTCCTGGGTGAAGCCGCGCCGATCGGCATCGACATCGAAGGACACGGTCGCCAGGAAGAGGTGGCCTCCCACGTGGACCTGTCGCGCACCGTCGGCTGGTTCACCACGAAATACCCTGCAGCGCTGAAGATCAACGGCACGCTGACCTGGTCGCAGGTGGTCGCCGGCGAGACCGCACTGGGTGCGGTGATCAAGGACGCCAAGGAGCAACTGCGCGCCCTGCCCGACGGCCTGACCTACGGGTTGTTGCGTTACCTGAACACCGAAGTCGACCTGGACGGCGCAGACCCGGCGATCGGGTTCAACTACCTGGGCCGGCTGGCCGCAGGAGCCGATCTCTCCGAGGAGCTGTGGCGGGTCAGCGAGGACAGCCTGTCGTCGGCGGCCGTGGCGACGGCGGTGGCAATGCCGTTGGCGCACACCGTGGAACTCAACGCCGGCACCATGGACACCGCGGCCGGCCCGAATCTGCACGCCAACTGGAGGTGGGCGCCGTCGGCGCTGACCGAGGAGCAAGTAAACCGGTTGAGCCAGTTGTGGTTTGAGGCCCTGGCCGGTATCTGCGCGCACGTGCGCAACGGTGGCGGCGGGCTGACCCCGTCCGATATCGCCCCCGCCCGCCTGGACCAGCAGCAGATCGACGAGCTCTGCCGGCAGCACCGGATCGCCGACGTGCTGCCGCTCAGCCCCGTCCAGCAGGGGCTGCTCTTCCACAGCAGCTTCGCGCAGGAACTCGAAGACCTCTACGCCGTGCAGCTGGGCATCACCGTGAACGGTTCCCTTGACGCGCAACGGCTTCGCGACGCGGTGCAGACCGTCGTCAACCGCCACCCCAACCTGGCTGCACGATTCCTCGACGAATTCGGGGAGCCGGTGCAGATCATCCCGGCCGAGCCGGTGATGGCGTGGAACTACGTCGAGTTGACCGGCGGTGACATCGACCAACAGGTCGAGCAGCTGGCCGCGGCCGAACGCACCGCCGTCTGCGACCTGGCCGGCCAACCCGCCTTTAGGGCCGCGTTGATCCGCACCGCCCCCGACCGGCACCGGTTCGTGCTCACCATCCACCACATCGTCATCGACGGCTGGTCGCTGCCGGTGCTGATGCGGGAAGTGTTCGCCGGCTACTACGGCGAACGGCTGCCCGCGCCCCCGTCGTACCGCAGCTACCTGATGTGGCTGGCCGCCCAGGACCGCGCCGGCGCCCAGGCCGCCTGGCGGGAGGCGCTCGCCGGATTCGAAGCACCCACGCTGGTGGCCCCGCCGGGCAAGATCGGACGGCGCGCGGTGGCCACCTACACGGTTTCGGCGGACACCACCCGCGCCCTGAGCGAACTGGCCCGCGCCAGCCGCACCACCGTGAGCACCGTGCTGCAGGGTGCCTGGGCCCAACTGCTGACCTGGCTGACCGGCCAGCACGACGTCGCCTTCGGAACCGCGGTCTCGGGCCGGCCCACCGAGCTGCCCGGCGCGGACGCCATGGTCGGCTTGTTGATCAACACCGTGCCGGTGCGCGCCAACATCACCGCCGCCACCACCGTCGTCGACCTGCTGGGCCAGCTGCAACGCGTCCACGCCGAGACCCTCGAGCACGAACACTTGGCGCTCAACGAGATTCACCGCGTCACCGGACACGACCAACTCTTCGACACGCTCTTCCTCTACGAGAACTACCCGATCGATGCCGGTGCACTGCTGGGCGTTCATGAGCTGGCCGTCACCGAGTTCAGCAGCCGCGAGTTCAACCACTACCCGCTCTCCGTGGTGGCCACGCCCGGACACGAACTGAGCCTGCGCGTCGAATACGACACCGAGGTCTTCGACGCGTCCGGCATCGAAACGCTGATCGAGCGGCTGCGCCAGGTGATGGCGGCCATGACCACCGATGCTGCACAACGGCTTTCGTCGATCGATCTGCTCGACGCCGCCGAGCGCGAGCGGCTCGACGCCTGGGGCAACCGCGCGATGTTGGCGCGGCGGCCGCGCGCGCAGTCGTCGATTCCGGCGTTGTTCGCCGCGCAGGTGGCCCGCGCCGCCGACGCGGTGGCGATCACCTGCGGCGAGCGGTCCTGGACCTACCGCGAGGTCGAAGAGTCGGCAAATCGGTTGGCGCACTTGCTGACCGAGCGGGGCGCCGGGCCGGGGCAGCGGGTGGCGGTGGTGATCCCACGCTCGGCCGAAGCGATCGTGGCGATCTTCGCGGTGCTCAAGACCGGGGCGGCCTATGTGCCGCTCGATCCGGGTGTGCCGGCGGCGCGGTTGGAGTTCGTGCTCGGTGATGCCGCGCCGATCGCGGCGGTGACCAGCGCCGAGGTGCGCGAGCGGCTGGATGGCTTCGACGGGGTGATCGTCGACATCGACGACCCGGCCGTGCGCAGCCAACCGACGACGGCCCTGCCGATGCCGGCCCCGGAGAACATCGCGTACATCATCTACACCTCGGGGACCACCGGAACCCCCAAGGGCGTGGCCATCCCGCACCACAACGTGACGTTGTTGCTGGAGACACTGGATGCTCAGCTCGGGTTGGGCCAGGTGTGGACCCAATGTCATTCGCTGGCGTTTGACTTCTCGGTGTGGGAAGTCTTCGGCTCCTTGCTGTATGGCGGACGCCTGGTGGTGGTGCCGGATGCGGTGGTGCGCTCGGCCGAAGACCTGCATGCGTTGTTGGTGCGTGAGCAGGTCAGTGTGTTGAGTCAGACGCCGTCGGCGTTTTATGCGTTGCAGAGTGCGGATGCGTTGGCGCCCGAGCTGGGTGAGCAGCTGAAGTTGCAGACGGTCGTCTTTGGTGGTGAGGCGCTTGAGCCGCACCGGTTGTCGACGTGGTTGCACCGTCACCCGGGCCTGCCCCGGATGATCAACATGTACGGCATCACCGAGACGACGGTGCACGCGTCGTTTCGCGAGATCGTCGATGGGGACGTGGACGGCAACGTCAGCCCGATCGGGGTGCCGCTGGCGAACCTGGCCTTCTTTGTGCTCGATGGTTGGTTGCGTCCGGTGCCGGCCGGTGTGGTCGGTGAGCTGTATGTGGCCGGTGGTGGTTTGGCGACCGGTTATGTGGGCCGTGCGGGGCTGTCGGCGTCGCGGTTTGTGGCGTGTCCGTTCGGTGGGCCGGGGGCGCGGATGTATCGCACCGGGGACCTGGTCCGCTGGGGCTCCGACGGCCAACTGCAGTACATGGGCCGCGCCGACGAACAGGTCAAGATCCGCGGCTACCGCATCGAGCTCGGCGAAATCCAGGCCGCCCTCGCCGCGCTGTCCGGGGTCGAGCACGCGGCGGTGATCGCCCGCGAGGACCGGCCCGGCGACAAGCGGCTGGTGGGCTACGTGACCGGAACGGCCGACCCGGCCGAGGTTCGGGCCCAGCTCGGCGAGCGATTGCCGGGCTACATGGTGCCGTCGGCGGTGGTGGTGCTCGACGCGTTGCCCTTGACCGTCAACGGCAAGCTGGACACCCGGGCCCTGCCGGCGCCGGAATACCAGGACGCCGATCGCTACCGGGCCCCGGTGAGCGCCATCGAGGAGATCCTGGCCGGCATCTACGCCCAGGTGCTGGGCGTGGAGCGCGTCGGTGTCGACGACTCCTTCTTCGACCTCGGCGGCGACAGCATCCTGTCGATGCAGGTGGTGGCCCGTGCCCGGGCCGCCGGAGTGGTGTGCCGCCCGCGGGACGTCTTCGTCGAACAGACGGTCGCCCGGCTGGCGCGCGTCGCCACGGTCGCCAGCGACGACGACAACGTGGTCGACGAGGGCCTCGGACCCGTGGTGGCCACCCCGATCATGCGCTGGCTGCAGAACATGGACGGCCCCGTCGAGCAGTTCAACCAGACCATGGTGCTGGCGGCACCCGCGGAGGTCACCCTCGACGACGTGCCGGTGGTGCTGCAGGCCCTGCTGGATCGGCACGCGATGCTGCGGCTGCGCGTCGAGGACGACGGCATCGGCGGTTGGTCGCTCGACGTGCCCGAGGCTGGCTCGGTGCAGGCGGGCGACTGCCTGGAGTCGGTCGACGTGCTGTCCGAAGCGGCGCTGGTCGACGCCCGGTCGCGGCTGAATCTCGCCGACGGTGTGCTGATGCGTGCCGTATGGGCAAGCGCGACAAACCAATTGGCGTTGATCATTCACCACCTGGCCGTCGACGGCGTGTCGTGGCGCACGCTGATCGAAGACCTCAACATCGCCTGGGCGCAGCACCACAGCGGCCAGCCGGTGGCACTGCCGGTGGGCGGCACGTCGTTCGCTCGATGGTCGTCGCTGCTGGATGAGTACGCGCGCCGCCCCGAGGTGGTCGAGCGGCTGGAGGAGTGGCGGCAGGTGGCCACCGTCCCGGCCGTTTTGCCGCAGGCGCAGCCCGAGGACACCTACGTGACGGCCGGGCAGTACTCGGCGTCGCTGGACGTCGAGACCACCCGGCTGCTGCTCAGCGAGGTGCCCGCGGCGTTCCACGCCGGCGTGCAGGACATTCTGCTGATCGCGTTCGGTTTGGCCTGGACCCAGTTCGTGGGCACCGGCGCGCCGATCGCCATCGACGTGGAAGGCCACGGTCGCAACGAAGAGCTGGGCCCGCAGGTGGACCTGTCGCGCACGGTCGGCTGGTTCACCGCGAAGTACCCGGTGTCGTTGCGGATCGGTGGACTGTCCTGGGGCCAGGTGGTCGGCGGTGACGAGGCCCTAGGCGGTCTGGTCAAGGACGCCAAGGAACAACTACGCGCCCTACCGGACGGTGTCACCTACGGGATGCTGCGCTACCTGAATCCCGAAGCGGGACTGGATGTTTCGGATCCGGTCATCGGGTTCAACTACCTGGGCCGGCTCGGCGGTGGGGCCGCCGATTTGTCGGCCGATCTGTGGCAGCTGGACCAGGACAGCTTCGCGTTGGCCGGTGCGGCCGGCGCGGTGGCGCTGCCGCTGCCGCACACGGTGGAACTCAACGCCGGCACCATGGACACCGCCGACGGCCCGCACCTGCAGGCGAACTGGACGTGGGCGCTCTCGGCCCTCGACGAGAAGCAGATCAGCCGACTCAGCGAGCTGTGGTTCGACGCGCTGGCCGGCATCACCGCGCACGTGCGCAACGGCGGCGGCGGCCTGACCCCCTCCGACATCGCGCCCGCCCGCATGAGCCAGCGCGACCTCGACGAACTGCAGCAGCGGTACCAAGTCGCCGACGTGTTGCCGCTGACCCCGCTGCAGCAGGGACTGCTGTTCCACACCGGCACCGCCCAGGGCGGCGAAGACCTCTACGCAGTGCAGCTCGACATCTCCGTGACCGGCGCCGTCGATCCGGACCGGCTGCGCGAGGCGGTGCACACCGTCATCAGCCGCCATCCCAACGTGGTGGCCAGCTTCTCCGAGGACTTCGGGGAGCCGGTGCAGATCATGTCGACCGATCCGGAACTGGCCTGGCAATACGTCGAGCTGAACGCCGACGGCGACATCGACGAGCAAATCGAGCGGTTGTCCACCGCGGAACGTGTCGCCGTCTGTGACCTGGCCGGGCAGCCCCCGTTCCGGGGCCTGCTGATCCGCACCGCGGAGAACAACTACCGATTCGTGCTCACCAACCACCACATCGTGCTCGACGGCTGGTCCAAGCCGGTCCTGCTGCAGGAGATCTTCGCCAGCTACTTCGGTGTGCGGCTCCCCGCGCCGGTGCCGTACCGCAGCTTCATCACCTGGCTGTCCGACCAGGATCGAGCTGCCGCTCAGGAGGCGTGGCGCGAGGTGCTCGAGGGTTTCGAAACCCCGACGCTGGTGGGCCCGACGGGCCGCATGGGGCTCGGCCCGCGCGGCGTCGCCGAGTTCCACGTGTCCGCGGAGACCAGTCGCCTGTTGGGCGAATTGGCCCGTTCGTGCCGCACCACCGTTAGCACCGTGCTGCAAGCGGCCTGGGCGCAGCTGTTGATGTGGCTTACCGGACAGCACGATGTGGCGTTCGGCACAGCAGTTTCTGGTCGGCCGACCGAATTGACCGGATCCGACGCCATGGTTGGCCTTTTGATCAACACCGTGCCGGTGCGGGCGACCATCGGCGCCGAAACCACCATCGCCGACCTGCTTGAACAGCTACAACGCACCTACACAAACACGCTCGATCACCAGCATTTAGCACTGAACGATATCCATCGTGTAACGGGACATGACCAAATTTTCGACACAATGTTCGTGTACGAGAACTATCCCATCGATACCGCCGCGCTATCGGCCGTGGACGAGTTAACTATTAATGGATTCACGAATCGGGAATACAACCACTACCCGCTTTCGGTTCAAGCTGTGCCGGGCCACGAAATAGGCCTTCGCGTCGAGTTCGATACCGACGTTTTCGGCGAGGCAAGGATCGAGAAGCTCGTAGAGCGGTTTAAGCGGGTGTTGGAAGCCATGACCGTGGACTTGGAGGAGCAGTCATGA